CCACGGCGTTCTTTCCGGCGGCGCGGTCACCCGCATCACGTCGTCGAAGCTGCGCGAACTGGTGATCACCGACTCCATCCAGCCGACCACCGCCGTCCAGTCGGCCCACAATATCCGCGTGATTACGACCGCAACCCTGATCGGCGAAGCGATCAACCGCACCAGCCAGGAAGAATCTGTTTCAAGTCTCTTCGACTGAAAGTTCTCCGCGCCCACAAAATATTAGGCAGGGTTGTATTTTATTCTTCTTCGGCAGCGCGCTTTCGGCTACTTTCGCGCAAGCGATTTGCATGAGAAGCCCTATGACCGCCATCAGGATGAAACGTTCAGTAGCCTTCAAACGCCTTGCGCTTCTTGCGCTTGTTCCCCTGCTCTGTGCCTGCACGATGGATGTCGATCCAGGTCCATCGCGACCCTCGCCCCGCCCGTGGCCACCGCAGCAGCAAATGTGCACCATGGAATATGCGCCGGTCTGCGGCGAACGCGGTGGCCGGCTTCAAACCTTCGGAAATGCCTGCCAGGCTCGCAACAGCGGCTTCATGATCGTCGGCCGCGGCGAATGCCGCCGCGCCCCACCGGTTGCGCTTCCCGAGCCGGATCGTCCCGGACGCCCGCCCCGGCCGGATCGCCCGAACAGGCCTGACCGTCCGGAACGCCCGGGCGGCATCTGTACGCGCGAATATGCGCCGGTCTGCGGTCAGCGCGGCCGTCAGACACAGACCTTCCCGAACTCCTGCGAGGCTGGCAATGCAGGCTTCCGGATCATCAGCGGCGGCGAATGCCGCTTATGATCATCTGGCCGATGGCGGCGATGATGTTGGCCTGAAGTCCCCGCGCGCGCCACCCGACTTGCCAAGCTGTCGGCCACTCTTAGGCGCCAAAGAGTGGCAGTGACAGTCGGTGTCGCCTGATGCCCGGCAAAATCATTCCGGCTTATCCGGCCCCTTGATCTGCTGGCCATTGACGCTCACGGTTCCATCGGGCGTGACCGTCACGTCCCAGCGCTGCCGCCCATCCGGATCGGTCTTGGCGAAACCCTTGACCATCAGCATTCCGAACGACGCCTGATTGAGCTCGGGATTGGTCTTGGCAAGCTCCTGAACTGCCGCGATGGTCTTGTCGTAGTCGCGCGCCAGAACCGAGGCTTGCAGCGCATAGTCCTGCTTGCCCACGTCGATGCGGCTCTCTACCCTTGCGGATATGTCGATGTCGTAGACGCCGGACTTGGCGCTGACCTTCGGAATGTCGATTACAAACCTGCCATTGCGGAAAAGCCGCTCCACGGCCTTCTTGCCCGCGTCCTCCCTGCCCTCCGGCGGCTTGGTGAGGTCAAGTTTCATGAATTCATCACCGAAAGCCGCAAAATCCATGCCCGGGATGGCCAACTGCACATCGACTGCCTGAGGCACAAAGGCGGAATAGGCGGCCGGAATCATCGGACTGTCGAATGTGATGTTGGCAGCATTCATTGCAACGTCAAACTGCGTTGCGTTGCTCGGCCCATTTACAGCCAGGCGGTAGGCGAAGCTCTGGGCGCCGCCGCCGCCCGCAGCACTCGTCACTGCAAGATTGTTGAGGGTGATGACTTCCTCGAACGAAGAGACCAGCGGAAAAGCGGCGCGTAGCATGCCCTTCAGCCTTTCCTCGCTCTCCTTGCTCATCTGCTTTTCATCGGCATGGTCGACTGCGAAGATGACAATGTCCCTCAATTGCTTTGCCGGCAGGCTGGCGACCTTGGCTTCGAAATCGATGGTATCGGCCGTGATCCGGATCGGCGGCATATCCTTCCCGTGCACCTGCTCGGCAAACGCTGTCAAAGTACCGTTCGCCGCAAAGTCTATTCTGTCGGCGGAAGCGCCATCAGCTGAGGTGAGCTTGTATTTCATGTCGCCGAAGCTGGCATCGACCTGCTCGGTATCGGTCGCGGTCGTGACTTTGATATCCTTGGCGCTGAAATCACCGGAGCGGAAATAGCTGATCGCCGGATCGAAGACCCAAGTATGGACCATTGAGGCGATGGAATAGGTGAAATCGGTGCGCTTTTTGTCCGGTGCCTTGAAGTGTCCGGAAACATTCAGGCTGCTGTCGCCTTCGACATTCCAAAGCCCGTCGTCTCGTGGCGTGGCGAACATCGAGATCGGTTTCAGGCCGTTGATTGCAAGATCCGCCGGATTGAACTTGGAAAGCAGCTTGGCCAGGTCGTAGGTGATCTCGTAGCGCGCACCGGCCGGATTGACCGCGACGACGCCGCTCTTGGCAATGTCTTCGGGCAGCAGGCTGTTGAGATTGTCACGAATGGCGTTTGCACCATCCTGATCGATCCCGGCCGCATGGCCCGCCGTCATCAATCCGAAAACAACGGCGCTCGTCGCCGTCATCAGCCTGTAGCGCATTAATGTGCTCCTCCGCCTCGTCGATCGGCGGCCTTGTGAGAATGTAGGCGGCCGGATGTCATCTCAGGCTTGCCCAAAAGGCAAGCCCTGTAGCTGCTGAATCGCAATAATTAGAAACCCGGTTTGATATCCGGTCCCGTCCCTATTGCTCCCGCGTTGGTTTGTATTAGTTCACAGCCGCCTGCTACCGACCGGCAACCCGAGGAATCGGAGCCGCCTCGCCTTGCGTTTCCGCTTCACTTATACTATAGCGCACGCGTCCGCGCAGACACCCTTGGAGGCAACGCGGATGAGGAAGGCCAAACGGCCCCTCCAGTCACCGGAAGGATGATACCGCCGGAGACTCTCCAAATAACCTCGAAAGGAATAGCCATGAGCCAGGAAACTTACGAGCTCAAGGCCGAGGCGCGCGAACGGGTTGGTAAGGGGTCCGCCCGTGAACTTCGCCGCAACGGTTTGATTCCAGCTGTCATCTATGGTGACAAGCAGGCCCCCATTTCTATCGCTCTCAGCACCAATGAGGTGACGAAGCGCATTCATGCCGGTAGTTTCATGACCACTGTTGCGACGATCGACGTCGGCGGCGAGAAGTACAAGGTTCTGCCGAAGGACTATCAGCTCGATCCGGTTCGCGACTTCACGATGCACGTGGATTTCCTCCGCGTCTCCGGCAACACGCAGGTCACCGTCGAAATCCCGGTTCACTTCATCAACGAAGAGAAATCGCAGGTCAAGATCGGCGGCGTGCTGAACATCGTTCGCCACACAATCGAAGTTCACTGCCCGGCTGATGCGATCCCGGAATTCTTCGACATCGACCTCTCCGGCAAGAAGATTGGCGACAGCATCCATATCTCCGAAGTCGCACTGCCGAAGGGCGTGACAACGGTTATCGACCGCGACTTCACGATCGCAACGATCGTTGCTCCGGCTGCTGGCGTTGAAGAAGAAGCTGCCGCTGAAGGCGAAGGCGAAGCCGAAGCATAATCCGCATACACCAATTCGTAATTATAAGGCCCGCTTTCCACTGGAAGGCGGGCCTTTATCAATTTTAGCGCGAGCTCACTTCAGCAACATTTAACACATTCGTGAAAGCATTCCCCAAGCATTTCTAAACTTGCCGCTCTTTGCCGTTTTGGCTGCGTAAATGAGAGCCCCGGGAGAAACGGAACGATGAACAATTCCGTTGAGAACAGATTTTTTGCGATTGTTTGCGGGGCGCTTCTCATATTTGTCGCTCCGCTTTTTGTATTGTTTCTCTTCCTTTCTTCCGAGCGCGCCGACAGGGAAATACGCGACCACATCTCCATTCTTCTAGTTGCCAATTCCCAGGCGCTCGCAAAGCCGCTCTGGGATCTGGACGAAGACAGCGTCACACAGATCAGCGCAACGATGGTTTCGCAGGGCGCCATCGTGAAGGTTGAGGTTCGTGATCAATCCAGTCAGCTCAACGTGACGCAATCGACCATCCCGAAATCTTTTGACGGTGAGCTCGTTCAGGTTTCCCGTGCAATCATCTACAACACGGTCGACGGTCCGAAGAACCTCGGCAGCATCGCGGTCTATTATCCCAAGCTTGGCCTCTTCTCCGGCCTGAAGCATGAAGAAGTCGTCTTCATATCTATCTTCATCTTCGCCGTTCTCACCGTCTTCGGCACCGCATTGATCGGCAACCGCCTCTTCGTCATACAGCCGCTCATGCGGCTTATCGCAGCCATAGAGGCCACCCGTCAGCTCGGATCGCGCCATCACGTCGATTGGCAGTCGAGCGATGAGATCGGCCGCCTTGCCCGCAGCTTCAACGAGATGCAGACGAAGCTGGAGAGCGAGGAGAAGGAACTGAAACTCGCCCACCGCCTCGCAACCGATATCTATAACCTCACGCCAGCCATGCTTTTCTCTCTGGACAACGAGGATCGCATCATAGCGGTCAGTGACTATTGGCTTGTCGCAACGGGCTATGGCAGGACTGAGGTGATCGGACGCAGATTTTCCGAACTCGTGACGCCCGACACCCGCGACGCGTTTCAACACCGCAAGGAAGGTTTCGAGAACGGCGCGGCACTTGACGTGACCGTCAAGTTCCTGTGCGCAGGCGGCCGCATCATGGACGTGCTGATCCTGGAATCCAAGACGGCCACCGGACCTAACCAGCTCTTGCTGTCGGTCATGACCGACGTGACCGCACTGAAGGCCTCGGAAGACCGCAACCATCGTCAGGCGATAACCGACCATCTCACCGGTCTGCTGAACCGCCAAGGCTTCGAGACGGCCCTCGACGGCAAGATCGCCGAAGCCGATGCCGCCGGTCAGGAGCTTGCCTGCCTGTTCATCGATCTCGACCGGTTCAAGTGGATCAACGACAATATGGGCCATGCCGAAGGCGATCGCGCACTGCGCGAGCTCGTCGAGCGGATTAACAGACATCTCGCGCCCTCCGATCAGGCAGCGCGCCTTGGCGGCGACGAATTCGCCGTCCTGCTTCCGGCCACGGACGGCGAGAAGCGCGCCAGGGCGATGTGCGAGCAGATTGCCAGCGTCTTCGAGGCGCCTTTCGGCCCCGACCTGCATTTAAGCGCCAGCATCGGCATCGCCATCTATCCGCGCCATGCCTCGAATGCAGCCGAACTGCTGCAGAAGTCGGACATGGCGATGTATGCGAAAAAGCGCGACGGCAAGAATGGCGCGCAGATTTTCGACAACAGTATGCTGGACAGCGCAAGGGCGCGCGCCGAGATCGAAAGCCACATCGAAAACGGCCTCGCCGAGGATTGGTTCGAGGCCTATCTGCAGCCGATCGTGGGCCTCGACGATCACCGGATCGCCGGATTTGAAGCGCTCCTGCGCCTCAATCATCCCCTGAAGGGGCTGATGCCGCCGGCTGGCATCATCCACGTCGCCGAGGAGACCGCCAAGATCGTCCGCGTCGGCAACGTCATCATGGAAAAAGCGATCGGGCATCTGGCGAATATCTCCCGGATCCCAGGCATGCATGATACTTATCTCGCGATCAATTTCTCGCCGCTGCAGTTCGAAGCCGCCCTGCCCTCCCGCCTCGCCGGGCTCGTCGGGCGGCACGGCATCCGTTCTGATCGCATCGTCGTCGAAATCACGGAAGCCGTTCTGATGGACGACAATCCGCAAATACGCATGGTGCTCACCGAACTGCGCCGCTTCGGATGCCGCATCGCCCTTGATGATTTCGGCACCGGCTACTCGTCGCTGAGCTATCTCAACCGCTTCCCGGTCGACATCATCAAGGTCGACCAATCCTTCACGCGGTCGATCAACGACACGAATGATGACGTCCGTCACAAGAGCAGGATGCTCATCGAAGGGATCACCACGCTCTCGCACAAGATGGACTGCACCGTGATTGCGGAAGGCATAGAAACCGAGGAAGAATGCCGCACCCTACACCAGATGGGGCTTGACTACGGTCAGGGCTACCTCTTCCGTCGTCCGCAAAATGCCTTGAAATTGATCGAGGACCTCACAGCCGCGGAAAACGAGGTCGCCCAAGCCTCGTGAGCGGCGCATTGAAGGTGGAAATAGATGAAAAAGCTCCTGCTTCTTGCTTTTCTGACGCTTCCTTGCGCAGCGCCGGCACAGTCACAGACGGTGAATTTCACGACTGAAGAATACGCGCCCTTCAATTATCGCGACGGGAAGGTGATCAAGGGCGCGACCGTCGAACAAGTTGAAAAGGTCATGGCCGATATCGGCGTCGACTATACCATCGAGATGATGCCCTGGGCGCGCGCCTATAGCCTCGCGCAATCAAGGCCGATGACCTGCGTTTTTGCCACGGCACACAATGGCCTGCGCGATCCCCTTTTCAAATGGATCGAGCCCCTGCTCGTCGATCGTAATATTTTGATCACAAGGAAAGGATCGGGCGTGGTTGCGAGTGACCTGGAGGCGTCCAAGAAATATACTGTCGGCACGCAGCGCGAGGACTATACCGAGATGGTGTTGAGGCAGAAGGGCTTTACCAAGCTCGATATCGCTAGCGACTTCAACGCCACGCTTCGCAAGCTTCTCGGCGGCCGTATCGACATGATGCCCATTTCAGAGCTTTACTTCGAAAAGCTGAAGGCGGATCAGCCGGTGGAAATGGTCACCATGCTCTCCTCACAGCCGATGGGTATCGCCTGTCACAAGGATTTTCCATCCGAACTTCAGGTGCGGATGCAGACCGCCCTCGACAAGCTGATTTCCAACGGAATCCAGAAGGAGATCTTCTTCAAGTATGGACTGGATCTCGGCGATTAGCGCCGCGCCGTGCCTTTGCGCTTGACTTCCTGCCCATTTCGCGGTGGTGAAGCGACAGCAGGCATTCAACAAACGGACTGGCCAAATGCTGATCATAGCGGGTCTCGGCAATCCCGGAAGCAAACATGCCGGAAACCGTCACAATATCGGCTTCATGGCGGCCGACGCCATCCACAGGCGCCACAGCTTTTCCCCCTGGTCCAAGAAGTTCAGGGCGGAAATTTCCGAAGGCGAGCTCGGTGGCGAGAAGGTACTGCTTGTCAAGCCGCAAACCTACATGAACCTCTCCGGCGAAGCCGTCGGCGAAGCCATGCGCTTCTACAAGCTGCAGCCTTGCGATCTCGTCGCCATCTATGACGAGCTCGACCTGCCGCCCGGCAAGGCCCGGCTGAAGATCGGCGGCGGCAATGGCGGCCACAACGGCATCAGGTCGCTCGATGCCCATTGCGGCAAGGATTACCGGCGCCTTCGCCTCGGCATCGGCCACCCTGGCGTCAAAGAACTTGTGCAGCACCACGTCCTCGCGGACTTCGCCAAGGCCGACCAGGCCTGGCTGCAGCCGCTTTTGGAAACGCTTGCCGACAATGCCGACATGCTGGTGCGCAACGAGGATTCGCAGCTGATGAACAAGCTGGCGCTTGCTGTCGGCGCCAAGGCGGAGGAAAACAAGCCGAAGGCCGAAAGGAAGTCTGCAGCCCAATCCCACATCCATCAGGCGCGCAATCACACGCAGCCCAAGCTGCCTGCGACCGGGCCCATGGCGGAAATGCTGAAGAAGATGTTTGGCAGCAAGGGCGAGTAAGCACGATGTCGAAGCAGGACATCATGATCCGGCATGCCGGTCCTGGCGATCTGCAGACGCTTCTTGAGCTCTACCGCCACCTCAATCCCGATGATCCAGCGATCGATCCCGCCCGGGCAAGCGACCGCTTCTCAGCCATCCTTGCCCAACCGGGCATGACCATATTTGTCGCGCTGGCCGGCGACATGCCCGTTGCATCCGCCACACTGATCATTTCGCCCAATCTGACGCGAAACGGCGCTTCATACGCTCTTGTCGAGAATGTCGTCACGCACGCCGATCACCGCAGGAAGGGTTATGCCGGCGCCTTGATCCGTCATGCCTGCGCAACGGCCTGGAAGGAGAATTGCTATAAAGTGATGCTCCTTACCGGTTCAAGGAACCCCGCGACGCTGCTTTTTTACGAAAACTGCGGCTTCATGCGGGATAAGACAGGTTATCAGATCAGACGCCCCGGCTGATCAGCAATTGCAGCTCTTGAAAGCGGTTGAGGAGCAGTTCCCGAAGCGCGCTGGCTCCGTCGTCGATCGCCGTTGCCATCAGGATCGAGGCATCCTCTACGAACAGCATGGTGCCAATGCCGGCAACGACGGCAATGGAGCAGGCAATGCGCAGGTTCTTGAGGCTGTCGAGCCGATAGTAGCCGGCATCGTCATATTCCGTTCCGAAGAGCATGTCGGAAAGATCATAACCGTCCGAAATGGCAAGATCGATGATCGGCTTGTCCGAAAGCCTGTCCGGATAGACGTTGCACAGCGCACGCACGACATGACCCATTGCCCCGAAGATCGCAAAGAGCGCCGCGGCTACGAAATAATGCCAAGTCGCTGCCTCAGCATGCATGCGGGCCTCCGTCCTCGGCGCAATGTAGCGAAAATTGACGGATGGCGGCTTAAGAAGATTGGTTAAGAAACGGCCTATTCTTCGGGTTCTGCCGTAAACATCAGCGGAAAGCCTGCCTCCTTGGCATAGTCCATCGCCTCCTTGACCTTGGTCTCGGCAATGTCCTTGGCGCAGACGACGACCACGCTGGAGCCCATTTTATGCGCCGTCATCATCACCCTGTATCCCGTCTCCTCGCTCATCCGGAAAATGGCTTTGAGGATCATGACGACGAACTCACGTGGCGTATAGTCATCGTTGAAGAGAAGAACCTTGTAGAGCTTCGGCTTATCCAGCTTCAGCTTGACCTTGGTTTTCGGTTTTATTGCAACGTCGTTGTCACTCATCGGAAATCCACCCGTTGATGACATGAGAACGAGTTCTCAATCAGACAATTATCGTCGGCGAGGAAATTTCGACTGTGTCGGCTGCGCGCCCGATCAGGCAAGAGCCGAAGTTCAAGCCAGTCGCCGGGTTTGACACCGAGATGGTCCAGGATCTCCTGGGCGAGGTCACTTGCCCTTTCAGTAAAATCCGCAACAGGTCTCGAAATCTCCGCCTGCGGAAAAATAGGCCAGTGTCGCCCGATCGGCAAGTGAGCGGCGGTAAAAGCGGCCGAAGACTTGACCGCATGGCTCCTTTATCCCATAGGCAAGGCAACGATTTCAGCGAATACGGACATCCAGTCATGGGCTTCAAATGCGGTATCGTCGGTCTGCCGAATGTCGGCAAGTCGACACTCTTCAACGCGCTCACCAAGACGGCAGCGGCGCAGGCGGCGAACTATCCCTTCTGTACGATCGAGCCGAACACCGGCGAAGTCGCCGTTCCCGATCCCCGGATGCACAAGCTCGCCTCGATCGCCGGCTCCAGGGAAATCATCCCTACCCGCATTTCCTTCGTCGATATCGCCGGTCTGGTGCGCGGCGCCTCGAAGGGCGAGGGCCTAGGCAACAAGTTCCTCGCCAACATCCGCGAAGTCGATGCCGTCGTGCATGTGCTGCGCTGCTTTGAGGATGACGACATCACTCATGTCGAAGGCCGTATCAATCCGGTCGGCGACGCCGAAACCATCGAAACCGAGCTGATGCTTGCCGACCTTGAAAGTCTTGAGCGCCGAGTCGAGCAAACCCGCAAACGCGCCGCCTCCAAGGACAAGGATTCGCTGACGCAGCTTCCCGTCATGGAAGCGGTGATCAAGCTTCTCAACGAAGGCAAGCCGGCTCGTATACTGCTGAAGACGCTCGGCGCCGACGAGATCGAAGTCCTGAAGAGCCTGAACCTTCTGACTTCGCATCCGGTGCTCTACGTGTGCAACGTCGCGGAAGCCGATGCAGCAACGGGCAACGAACATACCGAGGCCGTTGCCGAGATGGCGAAAGCCCAAGGCGCCGAATGCGTGATCATCTCGGCTGCGATCGAATCCGAAGTGGCTCAACTGCCCGAAGAAGAAAGCAAGGAATTCCTCCACGCACTCGGTCTCGAAGAGGCCGGCCTCGACCGGCTAATCCGCGCAGGCTATCACCTGCTCGACTTGATCACCTATTTCACGGTCGGCCCCAAGGAGACCCGCGCTTGGACGATCGTGCGCGGCACCAAGGCACCGGCCGCTGCCGGCGTGATCCACACCGATTTCGAACGCGGCTTCATCCGTGCCTTCACTATCGGCTATAACGACTACATCGCGTTCGGCGGCGAAACAGGCGCCAAGGACGCGGGCAAAGCCCGGGATGAAGGCAAGGAATACGTGGTTCAGGACGGCGACGTAATCCACTTCCGCTTCAATACCTGATTTGTCCGCACGGCCGAGAAAGGGCGAGGCCAGATGAAGCTAGTTTTTGAAGACTTCGAGCCGGGCCGCAGCTTTGCATTGGGCCCGGTCGCCGTGACGGCGCAGGAAATCATCGAGTTCGCAACCGAGTTCGACCCGCAGCCAATGCACATGGACGAGATGGCCGGACGCGCCAGCATCCTTGGCGGGCTCGCGGCTTCCGGCTGGCATACGTCTGCGCTTTTCATGCGTATGATGGCCTATGGTTTTCTGCTCAACTCGCATTCGCAGGGCGCACCCGGCATCGACGTGATGGAATGGAAGAAGCCCGTGCTTGCCGGCGACACACTGTCCGGGCGTTCGACGGTGCTGGAATCGCGTGCAATGCGCTCGCGGCCCGGAATCGGAATCGCCCGTTTCAAGCATGAGGTTCACAATCAGCACGGCCATCTGGTCTGCTATTGCGAAAACTGGATTATGTTCAGCATGCGCGACACCGTGGAGATAAACCCATGAGGATGGCGGAGCTTTATACGATTGGCGAAAAGGCCTCGATCGGCGGCTATACCTTTACCGAGGAGCGGATCGTCCATTTCGCCACACGCTTCGACCCGCAGCGCTTCCATATCGACAAGGAAGCCGCCAGGAAGACACTTTTCGGCAATCTCTGTGCCTCGGGCTGGCATACATGCGCCGCCTGGATGCGAACTTTCCTCGATTACTGGGAAAAGGAAACCGCGCGACTTGCCAGGCAGGGCCTTGCACCGCCGAAACTCGGCCCTTCGCCCGGCTTCCAGAAATTGCAATGGCTGCGTCCGGTCTTCGTCGACGAGACGGTCAGCTATTCGGTGACCTTGCTTGCCAGCCGGCCTCTCACATCGAGGCCGGGCTGGTTCCTGAACTCGATCCTCAACGAAGGCGTGAACCAAGACGGCACGCCTGTCATCCGTTTCGAGGGCAGCGTGCTCGAATACGAATAAAGCCGGGCTTCAGTGCCCGGCGAATTCGACCAGCGTGTGGACGTTCACGCCAAGCTCCTCGAGCTTCCTGCGGCCGCCGAGATCCGGCAGATCGATGACGAAGCACGCACCGACGACTTCCGCACCCATCTGGCGAAGGAGCTTCGTCGCGCCGACTGCCGTCCCGCCGGTTGCAATCAGATCGTCCACGAGGATGACCTTCTCGCCCGGCTGAACGGCATCCCGGTGCATCTCCATCTCGTCGACGCCATATTCGAGGCTGTAGGCGATCCGCACTGTATCGTGCGGCAGCTTGCCCTTCTTGCGGATTGGCACGAACCCGGACGAAAGCTGATGCGCAACGGCGCCGCCCAGGATGAAGCCGCGCGCTTCCATGCCGGCGATCTTGTCGATTTTCAGGCCCGCATAGGGCTGCACCAGCTCATCCACTGCGCGGCGAAACGCCCGTGGATTGCCAAGAAGCGTCGTGATGTCGCGAAAGATAATGCCAGGCTTCGGATAGTCCGGGATGGAGCGGATGCTAGCCGCAAGCTCCGAGGCAATATTGTTCATGGGAGGTCCGTGTGTATGCGAGGGCGTTTAGTCGGTTGCACCCTATCAACTGGCTGACATGGAACCAACAAAAAAGGCGGCCCGAAAGCCGCCATTTGCTTGTCGAGCTAGAACCGCTCAGTGCTCCTTGTTGGCATAGACCGAGCGCTTCGTCAGGAAGATGAGACCGGAGAAGATCAGCAGGAACACGATGACCATGAAGCCGGTGCTCTTGCGATCCTCGAGGTGCGGCTCTGCGGCCCACATCAGGAAGGCCGAGACGTCCTTGGAATACTGATCGACGGTCTGCGGCGTGCCGTCGTCATAGGTCACCTGATCGTCTGAGAGCGGCTTCGGCATCGCGAAAGCCGCGGCAGCGTTGAAGTAGGGGTTGTAGTGCGCACCCTCCGGAACCTGGAAGCCCGCCGGCGGCTCTTCATAGCCGGTCAGCAGCGAGTAGATATAGTCCGGTCCGCCCTCCTGATACTGGGTGAAGATATCGAAGACGAACTGCGGAAAGCCGCGGGTTATCCCGCGGGCCTTGGCGATCAGCGAGAAATCCGGTGGGGCCGCGCCATTGTTCGCGGCGGCAGCGGCCTGAGCGTTGGCGTATGGCGAGGGGAAATAATCCGAAGGGATAGCCTTGCGGGTGAACATCTCACCTGCAGCATCCGGACCATCCTGGACTTCGTAGTTCGCGGCAAAGGCCTTGACCTGCGCCTCGGAGTAACCGAGCTCGCCGAGCATGCGGAAGGGAACGAGGCTCATGGAGTGGCAGGCCGAACAGACTTCCGCGTAGACCTTCAGGCCGCGCTGCAGCTGGCCCTTGTCATAATGGCCGAACGGGCCGGCGAAGCTCCAGTCCTGCTCCCGCGGGTGCTTCAGCGGATAGTGCGGCGTGGCGCCTTCCTCGTGCTCGGCCGGAGCGGCGCCCTCGCCGGGCGTCGCTTCCTGTGCAAATGCAGCAGTTCCGAGGATAGCTACGACTGCGAGCGGCAGAATGCTTGCAATAAGCTTTTTCATCATTCTATTCCTTCCGCTCGCCTATGCCTTGACCGTAGCAGTTTGTTGATTGCGCTTTTCCAGCACGGCTTCGGTGATCGAGTTTGGAATGCGGCGCGGCGTCTCGACGAGGCCAAGCACTGGCATGGCGACCAGGAAGAAAGCAAAGTAAAGCAGCGTACAGATCTGCGAGATCAGGACGAAGGCACCTTCCGCCGGCTGGGAACCGAGCCAGCCGAGGATGATCGCATCGATCACGAACAGCCAGTAGAACATCTTGTACCAGGGGCGGTAGACTGCAGAACGGACCTTCGACGTATCGAGCCATGGCAGGAAGAAGAGCACGATGATGGCGCCGAACATCACCAGAACGCCGCCGAGCTTGGAATCGATCGGACCGATGTTGAACGTGATCGAGCGCAGCATCGCGTAGAACGGCAAGAAGTACCATTCCGGAACGATGTGCGCCGGCGTCTTCAGCGGGTCGGCCGGGATATAATTGTCCGGATGGCCGAGGAAATTCGGCATGTAGAAGACGAAGTAGGCGTAGACCAGCAGGAAGATCGAAACGCCGAGTGCGTCCTTGAGGGTCGCATAGGGCGTGAACTGGACGGTGTCCGTCTTGGTCTTGACCTCGACGCCTGTCGGGTTCGTCTGACCCGTCACGTGCAGCGCCCAGATATGCAGCACCACAACGCCTGCGATGATGAAGGGCAGCAGATAGTGCAGCGAGAAGAAGCGGTTGAGCGTCGGGTTTTCAACGGCAAAACCGCCGAGCAGAAACTGCTGAACCCATTCGCCGACCAGCGGAAAGGCCGAGAAGAAGCCGGTGATGACGGTCGCGCCCCAGAAGGACATCTGGCCCCAGGGCAGAACGTAACCCATGAAGCCGGTCGCCATCATCAGCAGATAGATGAGGACACCGAGAATCCAGAGGATTTCACGCGGCGCCTTGTAGGAGCCGTAGTAAAGGCCGCGGGCAATATGCAGGTAGACCGCGACGAAGAAGAAGGATGCGCCGTTGGCATGCATGTAGCGCAACAACCAGCCATGGTTGACGTCGCGCATGATTTTTTCGACGGCGTTGAATGCGACAGAGGTCTCGGCAGCATAATGCATGGCGAGCACGACGCCTGTCAGGATCTGCACGACCAGCATGACCGA
Above is a window of Rhizobium etli 8C-3 DNA encoding:
- a CDS encoding Kazal-type serine protease inhibitor domain-containing protein; this encodes MTAIRMKRSVAFKRLALLALVPLLCACTMDVDPGPSRPSPRPWPPQQQMCTMEYAPVCGERGGRLQTFGNACQARNSGFMIVGRGECRRAPPVALPEPDRPGRPPRPDRPNRPDRPERPGGICTREYAPVCGQRGRQTQTFPNSCEAGNAGFRIISGGECRL
- a CDS encoding 50S ribosomal protein L25/general stress protein Ctc; the protein is MSQETYELKAEARERVGKGSARELRRNGLIPAVIYGDKQAPISIALSTNEVTKRIHAGSFMTTVATIDVGGEKYKVLPKDYQLDPVRDFTMHVDFLRVSGNTQVTVEIPVHFINEEKSQVKIGGVLNIVRHTIEVHCPADAIPEFFDIDLSGKKIGDSIHISEVALPKGVTTVIDRDFTIATIVAPAAGVEEEAAAEGEGEAEA
- a CDS encoding EAL domain-containing protein, producing the protein MNNSVENRFFAIVCGALLIFVAPLFVLFLFLSSERADREIRDHISILLVANSQALAKPLWDLDEDSVTQISATMVSQGAIVKVEVRDQSSQLNVTQSTIPKSFDGELVQVSRAIIYNTVDGPKNLGSIAVYYPKLGLFSGLKHEEVVFISIFIFAVLTVFGTALIGNRLFVIQPLMRLIAAIEATRQLGSRHHVDWQSSDEIGRLARSFNEMQTKLESEEKELKLAHRLATDIYNLTPAMLFSLDNEDRIIAVSDYWLVATGYGRTEVIGRRFSELVTPDTRDAFQHRKEGFENGAALDVTVKFLCAGGRIMDVLILESKTATGPNQLLLSVMTDVTALKASEDRNHRQAITDHLTGLLNRQGFETALDGKIAEADAAGQELACLFIDLDRFKWINDNMGHAEGDRALRELVERINRHLAPSDQAARLGGDEFAVLLPATDGEKRARAMCEQIASVFEAPFGPDLHLSASIGIAIYPRHASNAAELLQKSDMAMYAKKRDGKNGAQIFDNSMLDSARARAEIESHIENGLAEDWFEAYLQPIVGLDDHRIAGFEALLRLNHPLKGLMPPAGIIHVAEETAKIVRVGNVIMEKAIGHLANISRIPGMHDTYLAINFSPLQFEAALPSRLAGLVGRHGIRSDRIVVEITEAVLMDDNPQIRMVLTELRRFGCRIALDDFGTGYSSLSYLNRFPVDIIKVDQSFTRSINDTNDDVRHKSRMLIEGITTLSHKMDCTVIAEGIETEEECRTLHQMGLDYGQGYLFRRPQNALKLIEDLTAAENEVAQAS
- a CDS encoding substrate-binding periplasmic protein yields the protein MKKLLLLAFLTLPCAAPAQSQTVNFTTEEYAPFNYRDGKVIKGATVEQVEKVMADIGVDYTIEMMPWARAYSLAQSRPMTCVFATAHNGLRDPLFKWIEPLLVDRNILITRKGSGVVASDLEASKKYTVGTQREDYTEMVLRQKGFTKLDIASDFNATLRKLLGGRIDMMPISELYFEKLKADQPVEMVTMLSSQPMGIACHKDFPSELQVRMQTALDKLISNGIQKEIFFKYGLDLGD
- the pth gene encoding aminoacyl-tRNA hydrolase; protein product: MLIIAGLGNPGSKHAGNRHNIGFMAADAIHRRHSFSPWSKKFRAEISEGELGGEKVLLVKPQTYMNLSGEAVGEAMRFYKLQPCDLVAIYDELDLPPGKARLKIGGGNGGHNGIRSLDAHCGKDYRRLRLGIGHPGVKELVQHHVLADFAKADQAWLQPLLETLADNADMLVRNEDSQLMNKLALAVGAKAEENKPKAERKSAAQSHIHQARNHTQPKLPATGPMAEMLKKMFGSKGE
- a CDS encoding GNAT family N-acetyltransferase encodes the protein MSKQDIMIRHAGPGDLQTLLELYRHLNPDDPAIDPARASDRFSAILAQPGMTIFVALAGDMPVASATLIISPNLTRNGASYALVENVVTHADHRRKGYAGALIRHACATAWKENCYKVMLLTGSRNPATLLFYENCGFMRDKTGYQIRRPG
- the clpS gene encoding ATP-dependent Clp protease adapter ClpS, translated to MSDNDVAIKPKTKVKLKLDKPKLYKVLLFNDDYTPREFVVMILKAIFRMSEETGYRVMMTAHKMGSSVVVVCAKDIAETKVKEAMDYAKEAGFPLMFTAEPEE